A single Flavobacterium sp. 1 DNA region contains:
- a CDS encoding hybrid sensor histidine kinase/response regulator transcription factor yields MKKIQLYILAFIWITSFQNTVAQSNYIFHHLNTNEGLPSTNVKAILRDNYGFLWIGTEGGLNRYDGYGFKVYTTNPGKPNTLVSNDIYGLQEDGLGNIWVDFRYTYMVYWRDKDCFISDIKLFLKKLHIQTDQNYKIYVDKKRNLWVINNKKIFLYNVKKQHTSVFNLKDPIKDPTLINITDDGESLYYIVQRSGKCWQLNSKSGNFTLIKLPDSINKNTANFPGEIFLKIFLDSDNELWVYSNYSNQISYKNKQTQEWKTLALKSQVNIESNSITSIVENSPGEVWIGTDHNGLFIYDKTRNLMTNIVHDSWKDNSLVSDNINCLYRDNNETIWIGHSKKGLSFYNESFKNFMNFKYPECSDISAIMEDNRENLWLGTDGKGLFLKEKQSENIVKLPISNTSIMSIIEDRKGLIWIGTFKKGLFCYQKGKMIQYTKENSKLSNNNIWSLVDDRYGNIWIGTLGGKIQLLPAEATNFDFLRSPFKEDVYALDMFYDGGDEIFVGTSYGLSVIDITNNKNVMYYGNKKGNQKFKQLQISSVYKDKRDILWLAHGNGLDIWDQKKDTIYSFNKSNGLCDNSTKGILEDDRNNIWVTTSNGLSILTVKRDVNDKLVITSKNYSIKDGFMDNYFNRHSIIKLRNGDILLGNIDGYTILNPNKLVEKNRPIAKIVFAGLSVGNQNIEVDSIYNGHKLLKHSTELTSGLTFRHDDKLITLKFTTADLLNADKVKYIYKIEGFDTEWIPIQENKIILSALPPGDYKLLIKASNSDGVWRNNATVLSISVTPPFYLSVWAFSIYGIISIVILLYFSHKSKVRNLLKIEEHRIKMDREKEWQINEMKLKFFTNISHDLRTPLTLITTPLQVLLSGTMEESMRKKLSIMYKNANQLLSLINSLLDFRKLDVGIDTLNLKSGNFVNFIRDIHASFSVYADERSINLSLSSELENLLMQFDKDKIQKTLINLLSNAFKFTPDGGNINIHISKQEGDVCVSVSDTGSGINDEDKTRVFERFYQAPQRQDETGSGIGLHIANEYVNLHGGTITIKDNIPNGCIFTFKIPIREIDKAESTLTDIQSSYDNVENIERKEIIHSKPILLFVDDNKDFCDFMADNLEDEYSVITANNGQEAIEQLNEYDVTIIVSDVMMPVMDGIELCKQVKTNIHWSHIPVILLTARTAEEHQIEGLELGADDYITKPFHFNLLRLRIQKFIEWTKKSHRVFSQKIDVNPSEITITSLDEKLIEKAIKIVENNIGDLKFSVEILGEDLGLSRGHLYKKLIIITGKGPAEFIRTIRLKRGRQLLEKSQLQISQIAHEVGFSSPKRFSKYFREEFGLSPSEYSKAYKKL; encoded by the coding sequence ATGAAAAAAATACAGTTATATATTCTTGCATTTATTTGGATTACCTCATTCCAAAATACTGTTGCGCAGTCAAATTATATTTTTCATCATTTGAACACGAATGAAGGGCTCCCCAGCACCAATGTAAAAGCAATATTAAGAGACAATTACGGATTTCTTTGGATTGGAACTGAAGGAGGTTTAAACAGATACGACGGATATGGATTCAAAGTTTATACGACGAATCCAGGAAAGCCTAATACATTGGTATCAAACGATATTTATGGATTACAGGAAGATGGTCTGGGAAATATTTGGGTAGACTTCAGATATACTTATATGGTATATTGGAGAGATAAGGATTGTTTTATTTCAGACATAAAATTATTTTTAAAAAAATTACACATACAGACTGATCAAAATTATAAGATTTATGTTGACAAAAAACGAAATTTATGGGTTATAAACAATAAAAAAATATTTCTCTACAATGTTAAGAAACAACACACATCCGTTTTCAATCTAAAGGATCCCATAAAGGACCCCACTTTAATTAATATAACCGATGATGGAGAATCTTTGTATTATATTGTTCAACGGTCTGGTAAATGCTGGCAATTAAACAGTAAGTCGGGCAACTTTACCTTAATAAAATTACCCGATTCAATTAATAAAAATACAGCTAATTTTCCGGGCGAAATTTTTCTTAAAATTTTTCTTGACAGTGACAACGAATTATGGGTATATTCAAATTATTCAAATCAGATTTCGTATAAGAATAAACAAACTCAGGAATGGAAAACACTGGCGTTAAAATCTCAGGTAAACATTGAGAGTAATTCTATTACAAGTATTGTTGAAAATAGTCCTGGAGAGGTTTGGATTGGTACAGACCATAACGGACTGTTCATTTATGACAAAACCAGAAATTTAATGACAAATATCGTTCATGATTCATGGAAAGATAATTCATTAGTTTCCGATAACATAAATTGTTTATACCGTGATAACAATGAAACTATTTGGATTGGCCACAGTAAAAAAGGGCTTTCATTTTACAATGAAAGTTTTAAAAATTTCATGAATTTTAAATACCCCGAATGTTCAGATATTAGTGCAATAATGGAAGATAACAGGGAAAATCTTTGGCTTGGAACTGATGGAAAAGGATTGTTTTTGAAAGAAAAGCAATCAGAAAACATCGTAAAACTTCCAATTTCAAATACTTCAATAATGTCTATAATAGAAGACCGTAAAGGTCTTATTTGGATAGGGACGTTTAAGAAAGGGTTGTTCTGTTATCAAAAAGGTAAAATGATTCAGTATACAAAAGAAAATAGTAAATTAAGCAATAACAATATTTGGAGCTTAGTAGATGACCGGTATGGGAATATATGGATTGGAACGTTGGGGGGGAAAATTCAATTATTACCTGCTGAAGCAACAAATTTTGATTTTTTACGATCCCCTTTTAAAGAAGATGTATATGCACTGGATATGTTTTATGATGGAGGAGACGAAATCTTTGTCGGGACGAGCTATGGACTTTCTGTAATTGATATTACAAATAATAAAAATGTAATGTATTATGGAAATAAGAAGGGAAATCAAAAATTTAAGCAACTTCAAATATCAAGTGTATATAAAGATAAACGCGATATTTTATGGCTCGCTCATGGTAACGGCCTGGATATATGGGATCAAAAGAAAGATACTATTTACTCCTTTAACAAGTCAAATGGCTTATGTGATAATTCTACCAAAGGCATTCTGGAAGATGATCGGAATAATATTTGGGTGACGACAAGTAATGGACTCTCCATATTAACTGTTAAACGTGATGTGAACGACAAACTTGTCATAACAAGTAAAAATTACTCTATTAAAGATGGTTTTATGGATAATTATTTTAATAGACATTCAATAATTAAGTTAAGAAATGGAGATATTTTACTTGGAAACATAGATGGATATACAATTCTTAATCCAAATAAATTAGTTGAAAAGAATCGACCAATAGCAAAAATTGTTTTTGCCGGATTAAGCGTCGGTAATCAAAACATTGAAGTCGATTCAATTTATAATGGTCATAAATTACTTAAACATTCAACGGAATTAACTTCGGGACTAACCTTCAGACATGATGATAAACTCATCACCTTAAAATTTACAACAGCCGATTTACTTAATGCTGATAAGGTGAAATACATTTATAAAATTGAAGGATTTGATACAGAATGGATTCCAATTCAGGAAAATAAAATAATATTATCTGCTCTTCCTCCCGGCGATTACAAACTTTTAATAAAAGCATCTAATAGTGATGGTGTATGGAGAAATAATGCTACTGTACTCTCTATAAGTGTAACGCCTCCTTTTTATTTATCTGTTTGGGCATTTAGTATTTATGGAATAATAAGTATTGTGATCCTCTTATATTTTAGTCATAAATCAAAAGTTCGTAATCTGCTAAAAATAGAAGAGCATCGAATAAAAATGGATCGTGAGAAAGAATGGCAAATAAATGAGATGAAACTGAAGTTCTTTACAAATATAAGTCATGATTTGCGTACTCCATTAACACTAATTACTACACCTCTTCAGGTTTTGCTAAGTGGCACAATGGAAGAAAGCATGAGAAAAAAGCTGAGTATCATGTATAAAAATGCCAATCAACTGCTTTCATTAATAAATTCGCTGCTGGATTTTCGCAAATTGGATGTTGGGATAGATACATTAAATTTAAAATCAGGAAATTTTGTAAATTTCATCAGGGATATTCATGCGTCTTTTAGTGTTTATGCAGATGAACGCAGTATTAACTTATCTTTAAGCAGTGAATTAGAAAACTTATTAATGCAGTTTGATAAAGATAAAATACAGAAAACACTTATCAACCTGCTTTCTAATGCGTTTAAATTTACACCTGATGGCGGAAATATTAACATACATATAAGTAAACAGGAAGGTGATGTTTGTGTAAGTGTTTCAGATACAGGTTCAGGGATAAATGATGAAGATAAAACACGTGTTTTTGAACGATTTTATCAAGCTCCGCAAAGACAAGATGAAACTGGCAGCGGAATTGGCTTACATATTGCAAATGAATATGTAAATCTGCATGGCGGGACTATTACGATAAAGGATAATATACCAAATGGATGCATATTTACTTTTAAAATTCCGATTAGAGAAATAGATAAAGCAGAGAGCACTCTTACAGATATACAATCCAGTTATGATAATGTAGAAAATATTGAAAGAAAAGAAATTATTCACAGTAAGCCAATATTGCTATTTGTAGATGACAATAAAGATTTTTGTGATTTCATGGCTGATAACCTTGAGGATGAATATTCTGTAATAACAGCTAATAATGGACAAGAAGCTATAGAACAATTAAACGAATATGATGTAACAATCATCGTAAGCGATGTTATGATGCCGGTTATGGATGGAATTGAGCTTTGCAAACAAGTGAAAACAAATATTCATTGGTCTCATATCCCGGTTATTTTATTAACCGCACGTACGGCAGAAGAACATCAGATAGAAGGATTAGAATTAGGTGCAGATGATTACATTACTAAACCATTTCACTTTAATCTTCTTAGACTGCGTATTCAGAAATTTATTGAATGGACAAAAAAGAGCCATAGAGTATTTAGCCAAAAAATCGATGTTAATCCCAGTGAAATTACCATTACATCTTTAGATGAAAAGTTGATAGAAAAAGCAATAAAGATAGTAGAAAATAATATAGGCGACCTTAAATTTTCAGTTGAAATCCTGGGAGAAGATTTAGGTCTGAGCCGAGGACATTTATATAAAAAATTAATAATAATTACAGGTAAAGGGCCGGCTGAATTTATTCGTACAATCCGATTAAAGCGAGGACGCCAGCTTCTTGAAAAAAGTCAATTACAGATTTCTCAAATAGCACATGAAGTAGGTTTCAGTTCTCCGAAAAGATTTTCTAAATACTTTCGCGAAGAGTTTGGCTTATCACCATCTGAATACTCAAAAGCTTATAAAAAACTCTAA
- a CDS encoding sodium/solute symporter (Members of the Solute:Sodium Symporter (SSS), TC 2.A.21 as described in tcdb.org, catalyze solute:Na+ symport. Known solutes for members of the family include sugars, amino acids, nucleosides, inositols, vitamins, urea or anions, depending on the system.) encodes MNSLQLYDYLVFLFYFFLVAGYGFYIHNRKKKASISASHDYFLAEGSLTWWAIGTSLIASNISSEQFIAMSGNGFKMGLAIATYEWMAALTLIIVAVFFIPVYLKNKIYTMPQFLSERYNGNVAMIMAVFWLLLYVIVNLTSILYLGALAINGISGINIDLCMYALAIFAIIIALGGMKVIGYTDVIQVVFLIFGGLVTTYLALDKVADLNGQHGIVQGFNYMMNQSGDHFHMIFKKDNANFPSLPGLTVLLGGMWIVNLNYWGCNQYITQRALGADLKTARSGILFAAFLKLLMPVIVVLPGIAAFVIHMKGGLQTEMLGTDGVLNPDRAYPVLLNLLPTGLKGLSFAALTAAVVASLAGKVNSISTIFTLDIFKKKIQPEATEKRMVQVGKMTVVVSMLIAVIIAPFLGIDKKGGFEFIQEYTGFVSPGIFAMFILGFFWKKTSSNAAMFATIGGFILSVIFKFLPNFMNLEFLSSTGFATLVEQKDMTFAYEIPFLDRMGFVFVICVLLMIAISLFDAKRQVNVKGLEVDSKMFKVNNGFLAGSLIIIGVLVALYSIFW; translated from the coding sequence ATGAATTCATTACAATTATATGATTACCTGGTTTTTTTATTCTATTTTTTCCTGGTTGCAGGTTACGGATTTTATATCCATAATCGAAAGAAAAAAGCAAGTATTTCAGCTTCTCACGATTATTTTCTTGCTGAAGGTTCTTTAACATGGTGGGCAATCGGAACATCATTAATAGCTTCAAATATTTCTTCGGAACAGTTTATAGCTATGTCCGGAAACGGTTTCAAAATGGGATTAGCAATTGCCACATATGAATGGATGGCTGCATTGACATTAATTATCGTAGCCGTCTTTTTTATTCCTGTTTATTTAAAGAACAAGATTTATACTATGCCACAATTTTTAAGTGAGCGCTATAATGGAAATGTTGCCATGATTATGGCTGTATTTTGGTTGTTACTTTATGTAATCGTTAATTTGACTTCCATACTTTATTTAGGGGCATTGGCCATAAATGGGATTTCAGGAATCAATATCGATTTATGTATGTATGCTTTAGCTATTTTTGCCATTATTATTGCCTTAGGAGGAATGAAAGTTATTGGATACACCGATGTTATTCAGGTTGTTTTCTTAATATTTGGTGGTTTAGTAACTACTTATTTAGCTTTAGATAAGGTTGCTGACTTAAATGGACAGCATGGGATAGTTCAGGGATTCAACTATATGATGAATCAATCCGGGGATCATTTTCATATGATTTTCAAGAAGGATAATGCCAATTTTCCCAGTTTACCGGGATTAACGGTTTTGTTGGGAGGAATGTGGATTGTAAACCTAAATTATTGGGGTTGTAACCAATACATTACTCAAAGAGCTTTAGGAGCCGATTTAAAAACAGCCCGAAGCGGAATCTTGTTTGCTGCTTTCTTAAAACTATTGATGCCTGTGATTGTGGTATTACCAGGAATTGCTGCTTTTGTCATTCACATGAAAGGTGGTTTGCAAACCGAAATGCTTGGAACTGACGGAGTGTTAAATCCTGATAGAGCCTATCCTGTATTATTGAACTTATTGCCAACGGGATTAAAAGGTTTGTCATTTGCAGCCTTAACAGCAGCTGTGGTTGCATCATTGGCAGGAAAAGTAAATAGTATCTCTACTATTTTTACGCTTGATATTTTTAAGAAAAAAATTCAGCCTGAAGCCACCGAAAAGAGAATGGTGCAAGTAGGTAAAATGACAGTTGTAGTTTCTATGCTTATTGCCGTGATAATAGCCCCTTTCTTAGGTATTGACAAAAAAGGAGGTTTTGAATTTATTCAAGAGTATACCGGATTTGTAAGTCCAGGGATTTTTGCTATGTTTATTTTAGGTTTCTTCTGGAAAAAAACGAGCTCTAATGCAGCCATGTTTGCTACAATTGGAGGTTTTATTTTATCAGTAATATTCAAATTCCTGCCAAATTTTATGAATTTAGAATTCTTGAGCAGTACAGGATTTGCCACATTGGTAGAACAAAAAGACATGACATTCGCTTATGAAATTCCTTTTTTAGACCGAATGGGATTTGTATTTGTAATATGTGTTTTGTTGATGATTGCAATTAGCTTATTTGATGCCAAGAGACAAGTCAATGTAAAGGGATTAGAAGTCGATTCAAAAATGTTTAAAGTCAATAATGGTTTTTTAGCAGGCAGCCTCATTATAATAGGAGTGTTAGTTGCTTTGTATTCAATATTTTGGTAG
- a CDS encoding glycoside hydrolase family 5 protein → MRKSIKSIKSIIIVTGLLMSANVWSQLPKAQEIAKRMHVGWNLGNTLEATCDENAWGAGKTSQKLIDSVKAAGFNTVRIPVSWFCHSDTISNKINKKWIARVKEVVDYCIKDDLYVIINMHWDKGWLENRINAANQKEVNKRQYIYWTQIAKYFKNYDKHLLFAGANEPNAANAAQLDILISYYQTFVDAVRATGGNNASRTIIVQGPETNIEKTLDLMNSLPKDKIKERMMVEVHYYTPFQFCLMEKEASWGKPFYYWGKDNHSKTDVEHNSAWGEEAMVDKLFGDLRTKYVDKGIPVILGEFGAYKRKLSAPSDQVLNERSVEFFGKYVVKSALENGIIPYYWDTPNNLFNRDSGQVLDRGVLKAMMEGAKEAKKK, encoded by the coding sequence ATGAGAAAATCAATCAAATCAATCAAATCAATAATCATTGTTACCGGGCTTTTAATGTCTGCAAATGTGTGGTCTCAGTTGCCAAAAGCACAGGAAATCGCTAAAAGGATGCATGTTGGGTGGAACTTAGGCAATACACTCGAAGCAACGTGCGATGAAAATGCCTGGGGAGCAGGAAAGACATCACAAAAATTAATAGATTCTGTTAAGGCAGCCGGATTCAATACAGTGCGAATTCCGGTATCCTGGTTTTGCCATTCTGATACAATTTCGAATAAAATAAATAAAAAGTGGATAGCACGTGTAAAAGAAGTAGTTGATTATTGTATTAAAGACGATCTCTATGTAATTATTAATATGCACTGGGACAAAGGTTGGTTAGAAAACAGAATTAATGCAGCCAATCAGAAAGAGGTAAACAAAAGACAATATATTTATTGGACCCAAATAGCAAAATACTTTAAAAATTATGACAAACACCTGCTTTTCGCAGGGGCAAATGAACCTAATGCCGCTAATGCTGCACAACTCGATATCCTAATATCTTATTATCAGACTTTTGTAGATGCTGTTCGTGCAACAGGGGGCAATAATGCTTCCAGAACAATCATTGTTCAGGGGCCGGAAACAAATATCGAGAAAACGCTCGATTTAATGAACAGTTTACCTAAAGATAAAATTAAAGAGCGTATGATGGTTGAAGTGCATTATTATACTCCTTTTCAATTTTGTCTGATGGAAAAAGAGGCATCCTGGGGCAAGCCATTTTACTATTGGGGTAAAGACAATCATTCTAAAACTGATGTGGAACATAATTCTGCCTGGGGAGAAGAAGCAATGGTTGATAAACTTTTTGGCGACTTGAGAACAAAATATGTTGACAAGGGAATCCCTGTAATACTAGGTGAATTTGGGGCCTATAAACGTAAACTTAGTGCTCCTTCAGATCAGGTACTTAACGAAAGATCTGTGGAATTCTTTGGTAAATATGTTGTAAAATCGGCACTTGAAAACGGAATTATACCTTATTATTGGGATACTCCCAATAACTTATTTAATCGTGATTCAGGACAAGTATTGGATAGAGGAGTTTTAAAAGCGATGATGGAAGGAGCCAAAGAGGCAAAGAAAAAATAA
- a CDS encoding helix-turn-helix transcriptional regulator, translated as MIKQHKIKSNIKKYTFKEGLPQEFEIVGIADLYKEFEDTLTTPHRTGFYHIIWFQKGYPTHLVDFNPVKIEPNTLLFLNKDIVQRFDSKNNYDGKVILFTDSFFCKTENDIKFLRNSILFNDFFSISQIQVQKQSKLFTDLLEQMTDELQNVKDTFQADILQNLLQNFLLYSERERRKQNFTEIKQDADFDYVMLFKQLLETGYKNQKKVNYYAKEISITEKRLNLATTKVLGKTPKEIINDRIMLEAKRILAHTTESVKEITFNLGFEEPTNFIKYFKKHCFTTPVEFREKNTLP; from the coding sequence ATGATAAAGCAGCACAAAATAAAGTCCAATATTAAAAAATATACATTCAAAGAAGGACTTCCTCAAGAGTTTGAAATTGTTGGAATAGCTGATTTATACAAAGAGTTTGAAGACACTTTGACAACTCCACACAGGACAGGTTTTTATCATATTATTTGGTTTCAAAAAGGCTATCCAACACATTTAGTCGACTTTAATCCTGTAAAAATAGAACCAAATACATTGTTATTTCTTAACAAGGACATAGTTCAACGCTTTGATAGTAAAAATAATTATGATGGCAAGGTAATTTTATTTACAGATAGTTTTTTTTGCAAGACAGAAAACGATATCAAATTTTTACGGAACAGTATTTTGTTCAATGATTTCTTTTCAATTTCACAAATTCAAGTACAAAAGCAATCCAAATTATTTACTGATTTGCTAGAGCAAATGACAGATGAGTTGCAAAATGTCAAAGATACTTTCCAAGCTGACATTTTACAAAATCTACTACAAAATTTCCTGTTATATTCTGAAAGAGAAAGACGGAAACAAAATTTTACTGAAATTAAACAAGATGCTGATTTTGATTATGTAATGTTATTTAAACAGCTTTTAGAAACAGGATACAAAAATCAAAAAAAAGTAAATTATTATGCTAAAGAAATTAGTATTACTGAAAAGCGTTTAAATCTTGCAACTACAAAAGTTTTAGGTAAAACACCTAAAGAAATAATTAACGACAGAATAATGCTAGAAGCCAAAAGAATATTGGCACACACAACTGAAAGTGTTAAAGAAATTACTTTTAATTTAGGATTCGAAGAACCTACAAACTTTATTAAGTACTTTAAAAAACATTGTTTTACTACACCTGTCGAATTTAGAGAAAAAAACACTTTGCCGTAA
- a CDS encoding right-handed parallel beta-helix repeat-containing protein, with product MNKTQTIIITLILLYSKALFAQTSFYVAPKGNDTSQGTKTKPFATISKAVSVARKISGSVDIYLIGGTYYLDQPIVFTSEDSRKENEKLTIKSFDNQKVTISGSEVLNLKWIANKNGIWQAKVTQDLIFDQLFVNGKLQRMARYPNYDPTAQYYEGFAADAVSKERASLWKSPEGGYVHALHSSLWGDYHYLITGKDKNGELTLEGGWQNNRQMGMHNKYRFVENVFEELDTVNEWFFDKKTKTLYYCPPKNLNMKKAKFETPQIAHLFEFRGSEIKPVKNISIEGVALTQTLRTFMDNKEPLLRSDWTIYRGGAVFYDGTVNCSLKNSTLTNLGGNAVFFNNYNRNCEVSGCLISEIGASAFCFVGDSGAVRSPSFQYYQYVPLDKMDRTPGPKTNNYPAECKVYDNLMFDLGTVEKQSAGIQLSMCQNITVSHNTIYDIPRAGVNVNEGTWGGHIIEYNDIFNTVKETGDHGSFNSWGRDRYWHPDKKVMDSIVENNYDLALADVVEPIVIQNNRMRCDHGWDIDLDDGSSNYIIRNNLCLNGGIKLREGVNRMVENNILVNNTFHPHVWFKNSNDVFKHNIVFKGYAPIHIDVWGKETDYNVFPDLASLKEAKARGTDQHSVYGGFDFVNPEEGDFRLKEGSIAFSVGFKNFDMNSFGVVSPGLKALAKKVNIPKIDVFKKSNDDVVIDFLGAKVKNLTTLGEQSATGMNDILGVLVLEVVVGSDASKFLQVNDVILAFNSRKTNNLDDLLEARKSVNGDKTEVVIFRNQKEVKKWVELKNKK from the coding sequence ATGAATAAAACTCAAACAATAATTATAACATTAATTCTTTTGTATTCAAAAGCTTTGTTTGCACAGACCAGTTTTTATGTTGCTCCTAAAGGAAATGACACTAGTCAAGGAACAAAAACAAAACCATTTGCTACAATAAGTAAAGCAGTATCTGTAGCACGTAAAATCTCAGGAAGCGTTGATATTTACCTAATAGGAGGAACTTATTATTTAGATCAGCCTATTGTATTTACATCTGAGGATTCCCGAAAAGAAAATGAAAAACTCACTATTAAAAGTTTTGATAATCAAAAAGTAACTATCAGCGGCAGCGAGGTTTTGAATTTGAAATGGATAGCAAATAAAAATGGAATATGGCAGGCAAAAGTAACGCAGGATCTCATTTTTGACCAACTGTTTGTGAATGGGAAATTGCAACGAATGGCCCGATATCCAAATTATGACCCAACGGCTCAATATTATGAAGGATTTGCAGCTGATGCAGTATCAAAAGAAAGAGCCAGTCTGTGGAAATCGCCTGAAGGAGGCTATGTACACGCCCTGCATTCTTCACTGTGGGGAGATTATCATTACCTCATTACAGGAAAAGATAAAAATGGAGAATTAACTCTTGAAGGAGGTTGGCAAAACAACAGGCAAATGGGAATGCACAACAAATATCGTTTTGTCGAAAATGTTTTTGAAGAATTGGATACTGTCAATGAGTGGTTTTTTGACAAAAAAACCAAAACATTATATTACTGCCCTCCAAAAAACCTGAATATGAAAAAGGCAAAGTTTGAAACACCGCAAATAGCCCATCTGTTTGAATTCAGGGGATCAGAAATCAAGCCAGTAAAAAACATTAGTATTGAAGGAGTAGCATTGACGCAAACCCTGCGCACCTTTATGGATAATAAAGAACCATTGTTGCGAAGCGACTGGACTATTTATCGAGGAGGTGCTGTATTTTATGATGGTACTGTAAATTGTTCTCTCAAAAATAGTACACTTACTAATCTTGGCGGGAATGCCGTTTTTTTTAATAATTATAATCGCAATTGTGAGGTGTCAGGATGCCTGATCTCAGAAATAGGTGCCAGCGCATTTTGTTTTGTAGGTGATTCAGGTGCAGTACGTTCTCCAAGCTTTCAATATTATCAATATGTACCGTTAGATAAAATGGATCGTACTCCAGGGCCAAAAACAAACAATTATCCGGCAGAATGTAAGGTGTATGATAATTTGATGTTTGATTTAGGAACAGTAGAAAAACAGTCGGCAGGAATACAGCTGTCCATGTGCCAAAATATAACAGTAAGCCACAATACCATTTATGATATTCCAAGAGCCGGGGTAAATGTAAATGAAGGAACCTGGGGCGGTCATATCATAGAATACAATGATATTTTTAACACTGTAAAAGAAACCGGAGATCATGGCTCGTTCAATTCATGGGGGAGAGACCGGTACTGGCATCCAGATAAAAAAGTGATGGATTCGATTGTTGAAAACAATTATGATTTGGCTCTGGCCGATGTGGTGGAACCAATTGTTATCCAAAATAACCGCATGCGTTGCGACCATGGCTGGGATATCGATTTGGATGATGGTTCCAGTAATTACATTATTCGTAATAATTTATGCTTAAATGGAGGCATTAAGTTACGGGAAGGTGTGAATAGAATGGTTGAAAATAATATTTTGGTCAACAATACTTTTCATCCGCACGTGTGGTTTAAAAATAGTAATGATGTGTTTAAACATAATATTGTTTTCAAAGGATATGCACCAATTCACATTGATGTTTGGGGAAAAGAAACAGATTATAATGTTTTTCCAGATTTAGCATCTCTGAAAGAAGCTAAGGCAAGAGGAACAGATCAACATTCTGTATATGGAGGTTTTGATTTTGTGAATCCTGAAGAAGGTGATTTTAGACTAAAAGAAGGTTCCATAGCTTTTTCAGTGGGGTTTAAAAATTTCGATATGAATAGTTTTGGCGTTGTTTCGCCGGGATTAAAAGCTTTGGCTAAAAAAGTTAACATTCCTAAAATCGATGTTTTTAAAAAGAGTAATGATGATGTGGTAATAGATTTCCTGGGAGCAAAGGTAAAGAACCTGACAACTTTGGGTGAACAGTCGGCAACAGGAATGAACGATATACTGGGAGTGTTGGTATTGGAAGTAGTTGTCGGATCGGACGCATCTAAGTTCTTGCAAGTCAACGATGTGATTCTGGCGTTCAATTCACGAAAAACCAATAATCTTGACGATTTGCTTGAAGCCAGGAAGTCGGTTAACGGGGATAAAACAGAAGTGGTTATTTTCCGAAATCAGAAAGAAGTTAAGAAATGGGTTGAATTGAAGAATAAAAAATGA